The Lacipirellula parvula genome window below encodes:
- a CDS encoding DNA topoisomerase IV subunit A, with amino-acid sequence MAKKKPTTVAKAPKVKLSPRDEKTAERLTGLADRVVTAANNRKDPFVDIPSRTLANVKYSPKKKILEMGNATNRRQLFDLSQAKAYMRTMLVTSGCKKLIDQGKSTSLRGLFYMLKHTIEGVKENTFDEQGECDTIIEDVEVLLSSIREELHLYAENRGAMVGAITLTDKGDEINCARMGSGGYAIPSIVEPDVIVFDKKRCTAKFILHVEKGTVWQRFNEDRFWEKHNCILTHGAGQPPRGVRRMLHRLHNELELPLYCVLDNDPWGYYIYSVIKQGSINLAFESQRMAIPEAKYLGLRSIDFERCQLSDSVKISLNDTDRKRAKQVAQYPWFEKKPKWQTEIKKMLSNDFKLEVESLISKDISYVTEEYVPARLRDQDWLD; translated from the coding sequence ATGGCCAAGAAGAAACCGACCACTGTTGCGAAGGCCCCCAAAGTCAAGCTTTCGCCGCGCGACGAGAAGACGGCCGAGCGGCTCACGGGGCTTGCGGATCGCGTCGTTACCGCTGCGAACAACCGGAAGGATCCGTTTGTCGACATCCCGTCGCGGACCTTGGCGAACGTGAAGTATTCGCCCAAGAAGAAGATCCTCGAGATGGGCAACGCCACCAATCGGCGGCAGCTCTTTGATCTCTCGCAGGCGAAGGCCTACATGCGGACGATGCTGGTCACCAGCGGCTGCAAGAAGCTGATCGACCAAGGGAAGAGCACCAGCTTGCGGGGACTCTTCTACATGCTCAAGCACACGATCGAAGGCGTAAAAGAAAACACCTTCGACGAACAGGGCGAGTGCGACACGATTATCGAAGACGTCGAAGTGCTCCTCTCCTCGATTCGCGAAGAGTTGCATTTGTACGCGGAGAATCGTGGAGCGATGGTGGGGGCTATCACTCTCACCGACAAGGGGGACGAGATCAATTGCGCTCGCATGGGATCGGGTGGTTACGCGATTCCGTCGATTGTCGAGCCCGATGTCATCGTCTTCGACAAAAAACGCTGCACCGCGAAGTTCATCCTGCACGTTGAAAAGGGTACGGTCTGGCAGCGGTTCAATGAGGACCGCTTCTGGGAGAAGCACAACTGTATTCTGACTCACGGCGCCGGCCAACCGCCGCGCGGCGTGCGACGGATGCTGCACCGGTTGCACAACGAGTTGGAACTGCCGCTCTATTGCGTGCTCGATAACGACCCGTGGGGGTACTACATCTACAGCGTCATCAAGCAGGGCTCGATCAACCTCGCGTTCGAGTCGCAGCGGATGGCGATCCCCGAAGCAAAGTACCTCGGTCTGCGGAGCATCGACTTCGAGCGCTGCCAACTTTCAGACAGCGTGAAGATTTCGCTCAACGACACCGACCGCAAACGGGCGAAGCAGGTAGCGCAGTACCCGTGGTTCGAGAAGAAGCCGAAATGGCAGACGGAGATCAAGAAGATGCTGTCGAACGACTTCAAGCTTGAAGTCGAGTCGCTGATTTCGAAGGATATCAGCTACGTGACGGAAGAGTACGTGCCGGCGCGGCTGCGGGATCAGGATTGGCTGGATTAG
- a CDS encoding Uma2 family endonuclease has product MATVPPSPQFSAPVLGEPAWSIALLYPGQGYWDEQEYLDLALSSNQLIEYSDGFVEVLPMPTIEHQLIVRFLLDVFRLFVEPKDLGVVLFAPLPVWTRDRQYREPDLIYQSAENHAKSNRKYYKGADLVVEVVSDDAQSHARDYEQKLADYARAGIPEYWIVDPQAGTISVMTLAADKYETHGVFKASDEASSRLLDGLRVNVSDVFAAGKR; this is encoded by the coding sequence ATGGCGACCGTTCCACCATCACCGCAGTTCTCTGCTCCCGTGCTCGGCGAGCCGGCGTGGAGCATCGCGCTGCTATACCCTGGGCAGGGGTATTGGGACGAGCAGGAATACCTCGACCTCGCTTTGTCGTCGAACCAACTCATCGAGTACTCCGATGGCTTCGTTGAGGTTTTGCCCATGCCGACGATCGAACATCAGTTGATCGTTCGCTTTCTGCTCGACGTGTTCCGCCTGTTCGTCGAGCCCAAGGATCTGGGCGTGGTGCTCTTTGCACCGCTGCCGGTTTGGACGCGAGATCGGCAGTATCGCGAGCCTGATCTGATTTATCAGTCGGCCGAGAATCACGCCAAGAGCAACCGCAAGTACTACAAGGGGGCGGACTTAGTCGTTGAAGTCGTCAGCGACGATGCCCAGAGTCACGCACGCGACTACGAGCAGAAGCTTGCCGACTATGCGCGTGCGGGCATTCCGGAGTACTGGATTGTCGATCCGCAGGCGGGGACGATTAGCGTGATGACGCTTGCCGCGGACAAGTATGAAACTCACGGCGTCTTTAAGGCAAGCGACGAGGCTTCTTCGCGGTTGTTGGACGGGCTACGCGTGAACGTGAGCGATGTGTTTGCGGCGGGAAAGCGGTGA